The genomic interval TTATTCTACTATACGTAGTTATGTTATGGGTTTAAAACGTTCTTTAACAAAAGGAGAAAAACCGACACCCGATGAAATTAAGAAGATTAAGTCATTAATCGAGGAAGGCTTCGATGAAGGACTAATTGGCTTATCTGTAAATACTCTTTATTGGGATAAAATGGGGGGAGAAAGGTTTAATAGCCACTGCCTTCCTTCAACCTATGCGAGCTGGAAAGAGCTGAGAGAGGTAATCAGTCTGGCTCGCAAAAGAAATCTGGTTCTTCAAACAATACCTAATATTTCTACCAAGTATGAAGTTTTTATCTATGCCTTATTCAGTGCAGGATTATTTTTTAGAAAAGCTTTAAAGATATCTCTTGTTTCGCTCATGGATATTCGATCGAATCGTATAATGTATAAGGTATTACAGGGCCTTGGCTTTATTTTTAATAAAGTTTTACGTGGGGATTTTCGTTACCAATCTCTACCTACACCCTTTGATCTATATGCAGATGGTGTGGATATCGTGGTATTTGAGGAATTTGGTGCGGGTGCCGCCGCATTGCACCTGCAAAACGCAGTAGAAAGACGGAAACTTTTAGAAGATCCGAATTATCGTTCCTGGTTTAAACGTCAGTGGAAAAATCCTCTTCTTCCAAAAGTCTTTCATAGAAATTTTAGCTTTGCAATAGTTAAGGAATGTCCGGATGATAGTCTCGTAGGAAAGTCATTTACAGAAATCGCAAAAGAAAAAAGCAAAGATGTAGTGGATACATTTTTAGATCTGGTCTGTGAATACGGAACGAAACTTCGCTGGTATACTGTAATGGGTAATGATAGGAAGAAAGCTCTGGGCAGCATTATGAATTATTCAAATTCTATGATAGGTTTTTCCGATGCAGGAGCTCACTTACGAAATATGGCTTATTATAATTTTCCTTTACGTATGCTAAAATTTATAAAGGATTCTCATGAAGAAGGGAAACCTCTTATGTCTTTAGAAAAGGCAGTCTGGCGCTTAACAGGGGAAATAGCCGATTGGTATAACCTCGATGCAGGATATATAAAAGAAGGAAGTAGAGCAGATGTACTGGTCATAGATCCCGAAGGTCTGGATGAAAGTGTAGATGAGATTCATGAGGAGGCTATGGAAGAATTTGGTTCCTATAAACGTCTTGTAAGGAGGAATCCTAAGGCCGTGCAAACCGTAATGATCAATGGAAACTTAGCTGTAGATAATTATCAACTAAACCCGAATCTTGGAAAGAAAAAAGGTTTCGGTAAATTCTTAAAAGTTAAAACTAAAGAATAAAAAATTAAAATGCGGGCTAAATTTATTCTTCCATCTTTGACAGAAGCTAAAAGCCCGTTTTTTAGACCGATCAAATATTCCCTATTTCCTCCATTAGGTCTTGCTACACTGGCAGCTTATCTGAGTGATTCAGATGAAATTATTCTTGTTGATGAGCATGTAGAAATTCTTAAAACCGATGATGAACCGGATCTGGTTTTAATACAGGTCTATATTACCAATGCTTATCGTGCTTATAAAATTGCTGATGAATACAGAAAAAAGGGAGTCTATGTGGTTCTGGGTGGATTGCATGTAACTTCTCTTCCCGATGAGGCAGAAATACATGCTGATACAATATTTTTAGGTCCGGCTGAACAAACTTTCCCTTTATTTATAGAAGATTTTCGGAAAAAACTAACTAAAAAACGCTACATTTCTACTCATGGAAGGACTTTAAGTTTAGTTCCACATCCGAGACGAGATTTGATTAAGAGAGAAAAATACCTGGTTCCAAACTCTATTGTTTTTTCGAGAGGCTGTCCCCATCACTGTGATTTTTGTTATAAGGATGCATTTTATAAAGGAGGAAAATCATTCTACACAGAGTATCTGGATAGAATATTAGAAGAGATTCATAGTTTGGGCGGAAAGCACCTGTATTTTTTAGATGATCATTTATTCGGAAATCCTAAATTATCTTCGGAATTGTTTGTCGCTATGAAAGGTATGGGAAGGGTATTTCAGGGAGCTGCGACACTGGAATCTATTATAAAATCTGATTTAATTGAAAAAGCAGCGGAAGCCGGTCTTGGAAGCATTTTTATTGGTTTTGAAACCTTTTCGGAAAGCAGTCTTATCCAGGGAAATAAGCAGCATAATATAAACAAAGACTATGAGGCTGTTGTGAAACGTTTACATTCTTTAGATATAAAAATTAATGGAAGCTTTGTTTTTGGTCTGGATGGAGATACGAAGGAAGTTTTTAAGCGTACGGTAGATTGGGGAATCGAAAAAGGTTTGACCACTGCAACCTTCCATATTTTCACTCCTTACCCGGGAACCCGGTTATTTGAAAAAATGGAGACTGAAGGACGAATTATCAGCAAAAATTGGGACTTATATGACACAAGGCACACGGTTTATAAGCTGAAAGGGATGCAGCAAGAAGAACTGGAAGAAGGCTATCATT from Leptospiraceae bacterium carries:
- a CDS encoding amidohydrolase family protein → MEHKSILIKNGLLFNGSKAEAKVQNLLIKNGKIVKLSQTEIPIDSSVKVIDAAGKWVMPGFIDIHTHYDAEIEAIPSLHESVRHGISTVFLGSCSLSVALGTAEDLADTFTRVEAIPREHLLPLLENKKSWNTIKEYVDHFSEIPIGPNVASYVGYSTIRSYVMGLKRSLTKGEKPTPDEIKKIKSLIEEGFDEGLIGLSVNTLYWDKMGGERFNSHCLPSTYASWKELREVISLARKRNLVLQTIPNISTKYEVFIYALFSAGLFFRKALKISLVSLMDIRSNRIMYKVLQGLGFIFNKVLRGDFRYQSLPTPFDLYADGVDIVVFEEFGAGAAALHLQNAVERRKLLEDPNYRSWFKRQWKNPLLPKVFHRNFSFAIVKECPDDSLVGKSFTEIAKEKSKDVVDTFLDLVCEYGTKLRWYTVMGNDRKKALGSIMNYSNSMIGFSDAGAHLRNMAYYNFPLRMLKFIKDSHEEGKPLMSLEKAVWRLTGEIADWYNLDAGYIKEGSRADVLVIDPEGLDESVDEIHEEAMEEFGSYKRLVRRNPKAVQTVMINGNLAVDNYQLNPNLGKKKGFGKFLKVKTKE
- a CDS encoding B12-binding domain-containing radical SAM protein, coding for MRAKFILPSLTEAKSPFFRPIKYSLFPPLGLATLAAYLSDSDEIILVDEHVEILKTDDEPDLVLIQVYITNAYRAYKIADEYRKKGVYVVLGGLHVTSLPDEAEIHADTIFLGPAEQTFPLFIEDFRKKLTKKRYISTHGRTLSLVPHPRRDLIKREKYLVPNSIVFSRGCPHHCDFCYKDAFYKGGKSFYTEYLDRILEEIHSLGGKHLYFLDDHLFGNPKLSSELFVAMKGMGRVFQGAATLESIIKSDLIEKAAEAGLGSIFIGFETFSESSLIQGNKQHNINKDYEAVVKRLHSLDIKINGSFVFGLDGDTKEVFKRTVDWGIEKGLTTATFHIFTPYPGTRLFEKMETEGRIISKNWDLYDTRHTVYKLKGMQQEELEEGYHWAYREFYTWRNIIKSSNTHKEYKQKLKHFLYTGGWKKFEGFWRFIVNAGGLAVMLPVLEILIDTGKEEIKNKTSIH